The following are encoded together in the candidate division WOR-3 bacterium genome:
- the dnaX gene encoding DNA polymerase III subunit gamma/tau produces MAHRVFSLKYRPQNFDELTGQDHIVLSLKGAINSGAIGHAFLFAGPRGVGKTTTARIFAKSLNCINGPTVNPCQECPSCKEIATSRSIDVIEIDGASNRGIDEIRNLRESIKYAPLHGKYKIYIIDEVHMLTPEAFNALLKTLEEPPPSVVFILATTNPAKVPATIVSRCQRFTFKRLSITEISQRLKKIAQMEGIEITDKALYYLALRADGSIRDGESILEQLTSFSEGKITEEDVFKLIGFLSVDFYIELMNKIVQNDLAGMILLLNKGIEEGADVLEIYKGLVGYFRKTLLAHIGIDYELIESSPEELNLLKSINLDQARIINLIETSLRSEDVIKRSINPRIALELLFAQFILNSQTNNKIQSIKNNQDIFQAQKVLTSKEKLIAYLSKKSPKISAIIYQTELKINENNVEIIVNNDFQHKELTAHQKLLIEALKSIIGQDVILKINIVEPQKKSNDLTDTIISMFDGEEVR; encoded by the coding sequence ATGGCGCACAGGGTTTTTTCATTAAAATATCGTCCTCAAAATTTTGATGAACTGACAGGACAGGATCATATTGTCCTTTCTCTTAAAGGCGCAATCAACAGTGGTGCGATAGGTCATGCATTTCTATTTGCCGGACCGAGGGGTGTTGGAAAAACAACCACCGCCAGGATATTTGCCAAGAGTTTGAATTGCATAAATGGTCCGACAGTTAATCCCTGTCAGGAGTGTCCATCCTGTAAAGAGATAGCAACGAGTAGAAGCATTGATGTTATAGAAATTGATGGTGCATCAAATCGTGGTATTGATGAAATAAGAAATCTACGGGAAAGCATCAAATACGCCCCGCTTCATGGTAAGTACAAAATTTATATCATTGATGAAGTCCATATGCTTACACCTGAGGCGTTCAATGCTTTATTAAAAACGCTTGAAGAACCACCACCGAGTGTTGTTTTTATACTTGCAACAACAAACCCCGCGAAGGTACCCGCAACGATTGTTTCAAGATGCCAGCGTTTTACATTTAAGCGCCTTTCCATTACTGAAATCAGTCAGCGGTTAAAGAAAATTGCTCAAATGGAAGGAATTGAAATAACTGATAAGGCATTATACTATCTTGCCCTGAGGGCTGATGGTAGTATCCGCGATGGCGAAAGCATTCTTGAACAATTGACTTCTTTCTCTGAAGGTAAGATAACCGAGGAGGATGTATTTAAACTCATTGGCTTTCTGAGTGTTGACTTTTATATTGAATTGATGAATAAAATCGTCCAGAATGACCTTGCAGGAATGATTTTATTGTTGAATAAAGGCATTGAAGAAGGGGCGGATGTTCTTGAGATCTATAAAGGATTGGTGGGTTATTTTAGAAAGACCTTACTTGCCCATATTGGAATTGATTATGAACTGATTGAATCATCGCCCGAAGAGCTCAATCTTTTGAAAAGTATAAATCTGGATCAGGCACGAATTATAAATTTAATTGAAACCAGTCTGAGATCCGAGGATGTCATAAAAAGATCAATAAATCCAAGGATTGCGCTTGAATTGCTTTTTGCCCAGTTTATCTTGAATTCACAAACAAACAATAAGATTCAGTCAATAAAAAACAACCAGGATATATTCCAGGCGCAGAAGGTTTTGACCAGTAAAGAAAAATTGATTGCGTATCTTAGCAAAAAAAGCCCGAAAATTTCTGCAATAATCTATCAAACGGAATTAAAGATAAATGAGAATAATGTTGAAATAATTGTAAATAATGATTTCCAGCATAAAGAGTTGACGGCACATCAAAAATTATTAATTGAGGCATTGAAAAGTATTATCGGGCAGGATGTAATTTTGAAAATAAATATTGTTGAGCCACAGAAGAAATCCAATGATCTAACAGATACGATAATATCAATGTTTGATGGAGAAGAAGTTAGATAA
- a CDS encoding YbaB/EbfC family nucleoid-associated protein, producing the protein MKDIFKQALKLQEKLQEELKKIRVEGSAGGGMVRIEMDGEHNVLSVKIEPQIIEEKDINMLQDLIIAAFNDAQNKVKEKVRESVSSLTGLPLF; encoded by the coding sequence ATGAAGGATATTTTTAAACAGGCGTTAAAATTACAGGAAAAATTGCAAGAAGAATTAAAAAAGATAAGGGTTGAAGGTAGTGCAGGTGGAGGGATGGTGCGTATTGAAATGGACGGGGAACATAATGTGCTTTCAGTAAAGATTGAACCGCAGATCATTGAAGAAAAAGATATCAATATGCTCCAGGATTTGATAATTGCGGCATTCAACGATGCCCAGAATAAGGTCAAAGAAAAAGTTCGGGAAAGTGTATCATCTTTAACTGGTTTACCTCTTTTTTAA
- a CDS encoding FlgD immunoglobulin-like domain containing protein, whose translation MKGTKISLRFLVIALLLTLPYSLYGISSTKNAETKNNQIQSVEKNESVVFAARQEFVDSFERADLAPWTTYGYPGSVQMLTFGMRDTTNNYGPQAPAHSGYRYPGHPSNDVALYPSPGQNPGNGVCLESPTIDLTGWDSLFVSFSYWGDFEGNATNFDGFILQITTNNGSTWTQVDASHLGHLIPTYDQRLANTGLLGNAWAYCYDTRPNWVDVASLNLMALGYAAPGNQIKIRFVFAYDALDGGQGCFIDDIRVASTPSADLQPPTIEHAPLEDTPDTTNGYIVTATITDPGSGVNPDSVILNYRIENGPWNQLTMQEVGTDIYETTIPPQHYHTDIYYYIRAVDNAGNGANTQTYNFEVTSAITLFYDDGQPYWIPGGLSIGSGMFVRFDFAPAGIDSGLLHEVKFFFSRAGYFDLKVYAIGTGGAPGSLIYTKPNLQSPGYDWYSEEITNANIRVVPGAVVGFIIGPPIGTDTVSCLMDPALNYQQNMWIYQNNQWGNPTSGGDFMIRLKVIPLPQYGIKESSNKSIVPKLELQPNFITGNGATIKYTVTNAEKIKLVVYDITGKVVKTIVNKYQEPGTYTVRWNGKDQNGKSVSAGIYFVTLDTGTEPLTRKAVLVR comes from the coding sequence ATGAAAGGCACTAAGATAAGTCTTCGGTTTTTGGTTATAGCACTTTTGCTTACACTACCTTATTCTTTATATGGAATCAGCTCAACCAAAAACGCAGAAACAAAAAATAATCAGATCCAATCTGTTGAAAAAAATGAGTCCGTTGTATTTGCAGCACGACAGGAATTTGTTGATAGTTTTGAAAGGGCAGATCTTGCACCCTGGACCACATACGGCTATCCGGGTAGTGTCCAGATGCTGACTTTTGGTATGAGGGATACAACTAATAATTATGGACCACAGGCACCAGCACATTCTGGTTATCGTTATCCTGGACACCCGAGCAATGATGTTGCGCTCTATCCTTCACCGGGTCAAAATCCTGGTAATGGCGTTTGTCTTGAATCACCAACAATCGATTTAACTGGTTGGGATTCACTCTTTGTATCATTCTCTTACTGGGGTGATTTTGAAGGTAATGCAACAAACTTTGATGGATTCATTCTGCAAATTACAACAAACAATGGCTCAACCTGGACACAGGTTGATGCATCTCATTTAGGACATTTAATCCCCACCTATGACCAGCGTCTTGCTAACACAGGTCTATTAGGAAATGCATGGGCATATTGTTATGATACAAGACCAAACTGGGTTGATGTCGCCTCACTCAATCTTATGGCACTCGGCTATGCCGCACCTGGAAACCAAATCAAGATTCGTTTTGTATTTGCCTATGATGCACTTGATGGTGGGCAGGGTTGCTTTATTGATGATATCAGAGTAGCATCTACCCCCTCTGCAGACCTCCAGCCACCTACGATTGAACACGCACCACTTGAGGATACACCGGATACAACAAATGGTTATATCGTAACGGCGACGATAACTGACCCGGGTAGCGGAGTTAATCCCGATTCAGTGATTCTAAACTATCGCATTGAGAATGGTCCCTGGAATCAACTGACAATGCAGGAAGTCGGAACCGATATCTATGAGACAACCATACCACCACAGCACTATCATACCGATATCTACTATTACATAAGAGCGGTTGATAATGCAGGTAATGGCGCCAATACCCAGACATATAATTTTGAAGTAACAAGTGCAATTACACTATTTTACGATGATGGACAGCCGTACTGGATACCGGGTGGATTGAGTATTGGTTCGGGAATGTTCGTGAGATTTGATTTTGCTCCAGCAGGCATTGACAGTGGGCTTCTCCACGAAGTAAAATTTTTCTTCAGCAGGGCAGGATATTTTGATTTAAAGGTTTATGCGATCGGTACTGGCGGAGCGCCCGGATCATTGATTTATACAAAACCCAATCTCCAATCCCCAGGATATGATTGGTACAGTGAAGAGATAACCAATGCCAATATTCGGGTAGTGCCTGGTGCGGTAGTTGGGTTTATAATTGGACCACCGATTGGAACAGACACAGTCAGTTGTTTGATGGACCCGGCATTGAATTACCAGCAGAATATGTGGATATATCAAAATAACCAGTGGGGAAATCCAACGAGTGGTGGTGATTTTATGATAAGGCTTAAAGTCATTCCTCTACCTCAATATGGCATAAAAGAAAGTTCAAATAAATCCATTGTACCCAAATTAGAGCTACAACCTAACTTTATCACTGGAAATGGCGCAACCATAAAATACACCGTCACAAACGCAGAAAAAATTAAACTGGTTGTTTATGATATAACCGGAAAGGTTGTGAAAACCATTGTTAACAAATATCAGGAACCAGGTACATATACGGTCCGCTGGAACGGCAAAGACCAAAATGGGAAATCGGTTTCTGCGGGTATTTATTTTGTAACCCTTGATACTGGAACAGAACCATTGACCAGGAAGGCAGTTCTTGTAAGATAA
- a CDS encoding M1 family aminopeptidase, whose translation MFVLLFIILNQNFSDFENKQVFYPESVFAESTHSYNVLHYLINLHLPMNSRYLSGAVTVAMRSNLNNLNQIDLYLSGLSVDSIKVDGISATYAHIADTIFVNLPHSYNLGDSFSVMVGYSGTGTGNMGYLFYQNLHPISYTLGCPFAEKKWFPCYDRLWDKADYGVEFYITVPDSFTVCATGEYLGKTVSQGYATYHWKHNYPISPYLIHFASSIYKTYSDWFYPAPGESIEIKYYLWPEDTIYAPTAFSLTTDMIYFYDSLFGDYPFERYGMNVVSPFYYGGMEHQTMSTIHRQWIINNDYYGMAHELSHQWWGDMITCFGWQNVWLNEGFATYCDALYLERREGHQAFINTMISRLTSYFGAENVNPHPIYNPPSNLIFSWGHSYCKGSWVLHMIRYLCGSDSMWLELLSTYRDSFAYKNASTDDLNRIMNQVLGNNYDWFFNEFVYGMGYPYYRVTWNKIYESPNWRLTLDITQIQTIGPAVFHNPLPVGIHFLSSDTIITLQINQSPQHFEFLVNQEPVSIVVDPERWIIQQNIVTGIDEQKHESLSERINIPTIMRKINLEFKQPKEIEIYDASGRLVFKNNTEKLKFEPTASGVYYIKSAHTLRKVIVIK comes from the coding sequence ATGTTTGTCCTTTTATTTATCATACTTAATCAAAATTTTTCTGATTTTGAAAATAAACAGGTCTTTTACCCTGAATCAGTCTTTGCCGAATCAACACATTCATATAATGTCCTCCACTATTTGATAAATTTGCATCTGCCCATGAATTCTCGCTATCTTTCAGGTGCGGTTACTGTTGCAATGCGCAGCAATCTGAATAATTTAAATCAGATAGACCTATATTTATCAGGATTGAGCGTTGATTCAATAAAGGTGGATGGTATTTCAGCTACTTATGCGCACATTGCTGACACAATTTTTGTAAACTTACCCCATTCTTACAATCTTGGTGATTCATTCAGCGTTATGGTTGGATATAGCGGGACCGGGACAGGTAATATGGGCTATCTATTCTATCAAAACCTTCATCCAATTTCTTATACCCTGGGCTGTCCATTTGCGGAGAAGAAATGGTTTCCCTGTTATGACCGATTGTGGGACAAGGCTGATTATGGAGTAGAATTTTATATTACCGTGCCCGACTCTTTTACTGTCTGTGCCACGGGGGAATATCTCGGTAAGACCGTATCCCAGGGTTATGCTACATATCACTGGAAACATAATTATCCAATTTCACCCTATTTGATACATTTTGCCTCAAGCATATATAAGACATATTCTGACTGGTTTTATCCTGCCCCAGGTGAAAGTATTGAGATAAAATATTATCTCTGGCCCGAAGATACAATCTATGCACCAACTGCATTCTCTCTGACGACCGATATGATTTATTTTTACGATTCTCTATTTGGTGACTACCCGTTTGAACGATATGGTATGAATGTCGTGAGTCCGTTTTATTACGGTGGAATGGAACACCAGACGATGAGCACAATCCACCGGCAATGGATTATAAACAATGATTATTATGGAATGGCGCACGAACTCTCCCATCAGTGGTGGGGTGATATGATAACCTGTTTTGGCTGGCAGAATGTCTGGCTCAATGAAGGATTTGCCACATATTGTGATGCACTCTATCTTGAACGCCGAGAAGGACATCAGGCATTCATAAATACTATGATTAGTAGACTAACCAGTTATTTTGGTGCAGAAAATGTAAACCCCCACCCTATTTACAATCCACCGTCAAATCTAATCTTTTCGTGGGGACACAGTTATTGTAAAGGATCCTGGGTCTTACATATGATTCGTTATCTCTGTGGCAGTGATAGTATGTGGCTTGAGTTGCTATCAACATATCGCGACTCCTTTGCCTATAAGAATGCCTCAACCGATGACCTGAATCGTATAATGAATCAAGTATTGGGTAATAACTATGACTGGTTCTTTAATGAATTTGTCTATGGAATGGGTTATCCTTATTACCGAGTAACCTGGAACAAAATCTATGAATCACCAAACTGGCGTTTGACGCTTGATATCACCCAGATCCAGACAATCGGTCCCGCAGTCTTTCATAATCCCCTGCCGGTTGGAATACATTTCTTAAGTAGTGACACAATAATAACCCTCCAGATAAATCAATCACCCCAACATTTTGAATTTCTCGTAAATCAAGAACCAGTATCAATCGTTGTTGACCCTGAACGCTGGATAATTCAGCAAAATATCGTTACCGGAATAGATGAACAGAAACATGAATCACTATCAGAGAGAATAAATATTCCAACTATTATGCGCAAAATAAATCTTGAATTTAAACAACCGAAGGAGATTGAAATATATGATGCGAGTGGCAGACTCGTATTTAAAAACAATACTGAAAAATTAAAATTTGAACCCACAGCATCAGGTGTTTATTACATAAAGTCGGCTCATACTTTAAGAAAGGTAATCGTAATAAAATAA
- the speB gene encoding agmatinase encodes MIIEYANSALKSADIVIIGFPYDRTSSFVPGSRFGPRYIRMCTENIEWFSPYQNRSVESVKIADLDDYEFETDDQLKEMEEKAFELYKKGKRVIFLGGEHTVSFPIVKGINRVIKKFSIIHFDAHADLRDNYHGEKFSHAAAMRRAGDIIGLNNIYQFGIRSGTEDEFYLNKNLFRFEALKPLKKILKKIPDPIYITIDVDVIDPSQVPAVATPEPNGITIKELIDSLLLLKNRKIIGADIVEYNPLASSPYASGSAVAVILRELILIMSK; translated from the coding sequence ATGATAATAGAATATGCTAATTCCGCTCTTAAAAGCGCCGATATTGTCATTATCGGCTTCCCTTATGACCGCACATCATCCTTTGTTCCGGGCTCCAGGTTTGGACCGCGGTACATAAGGATGTGCACAGAAAATATTGAGTGGTTCTCACCTTATCAGAATCGATCAGTTGAATCTGTAAAGATTGCGGACCTTGATGATTATGAATTTGAGACTGATGACCAGTTAAAAGAAATGGAAGAAAAGGCATTTGAATTGTATAAAAAGGGTAAAAGGGTGATATTCCTGGGTGGCGAGCATACCGTATCATTTCCAATAGTGAAAGGCATAAATAGGGTTATCAAGAAATTTTCAATCATCCATTTTGACGCCCACGCTGATTTAAGAGATAATTATCATGGAGAGAAATTCAGCCATGCAGCAGCAATGCGCAGGGCAGGAGATATTATCGGGTTAAATAACATCTATCAATTCGGCATTCGTTCCGGTACAGAAGATGAATTTTATTTGAATAAAAATCTCTTTAGATTTGAAGCATTGAAACCTTTAAAAAAGATTCTCAAAAAGATCCCCGACCCTATTTATATAACAATAGATGTGGATGTTATTGACCCTTCACAGGTTCCCGCCGTCGCAACACCTGAACCTAATGGAATAACCATTAAGGAGCTGATAGATTCCCTGCTACTTTTAAAAAATAGAAAGATAATTGGTGCGGATATAGTGGAATACAATCCCCTTGCTAGTTCCCCCTACGCATCTGGTTCGGCAGTTGCGGTTATTTTGAGGGAGTTAATTTTGATAATGAGTAAATAG
- a CDS encoding 4Fe-4S binding protein, with translation MEEYICVLRCKGGINAKDSFVYKGPKDCWLNYTLFRGNKACVYGCLGDGHCVDICPKKAIQMSKNRLPVINQDLCDGCGLCVEECPRHVLALAPRSQLIYLACNSNDTEERVKKFCKFGCTGCGICVEVCPYGAIILKDNLPIIDYQKCNSCGICFHKCPLNCFVDRAVARPYGIISLKCDGCGECIKVCQFKAIDGMPGQRHTIDKSKCIGCGRCFEVCPIKAITMAGALGYTNAA, from the coding sequence ATGGAAGAATATATCTGTGTTCTGAGGTGCAAAGGAGGGATTAACGCAAAAGATTCATTTGTCTATAAAGGACCTAAAGATTGCTGGTTAAATTATACATTGTTTAGAGGGAACAAAGCCTGTGTATATGGCTGTCTTGGAGATGGACACTGCGTTGATATTTGCCCCAAAAAGGCAATTCAAATGAGTAAAAACAGATTACCGGTCATCAACCAGGATCTGTGTGACGGTTGTGGGCTATGTGTGGAAGAATGCCCCAGACATGTTCTTGCATTGGCACCACGTTCCCAGTTGATATATCTCGCCTGTAACTCAAACGATACTGAAGAAAGGGTAAAAAAATTTTGCAAATTTGGTTGCACCGGATGTGGGATTTGCGTAGAAGTCTGCCCTTATGGAGCGATAATATTAAAAGATAATCTTCCTATTATTGATTACCAAAAATGTAATTCCTGCGGAATCTGTTTTCATAAATGTCCATTGAATTGTTTTGTTGACCGTGCCGTGGCAAGACCTTATGGCATTATCTCTTTAAAGTGTGACGGATGTGGCGAATGTATCAAAGTATGTCAGTTCAAGGCAATAGATGGAATGCCGGGGCAAAGGCACACAATAGATAAATCCAAATGTATAGGATGCGGAAGATGTTTTGAAGTCTGTCCAATAAAGGCTATAACAATGGCTGGTGCCCTCGGATATACAAACGCTGCATAA
- a CDS encoding GYD domain-containing protein codes for MATFILATKLSPELTKDLKKRAEIGRQWMERVKKDCPDVKFLAHYALLGPYDFLDIYEAPDEETAAKVSMISLSGGAVSAESWTAIPYKRFIELIKDL; via the coding sequence ATGGCAACATTTATTCTTGCAACAAAATTATCACCGGAGCTTACCAAGGATTTAAAAAAGAGGGCAGAAATTGGCAGACAATGGATGGAGCGGGTAAAAAAGGATTGTCCTGATGTTAAATTCCTTGCCCATTATGCGCTATTGGGACCTTATGATTTCTTAGATATATATGAAGCCCCCGATGAAGAAACTGCAGCAAAGGTTTCAATGATCAGCCTTTCTGGTGGTGCTGTATCAGCCGAATCATGGACAGCAATACCATACAAGAGATTTATTGAATTGATAAAAGACCTTTAG